One region of Asterias rubens chromosome 5, eAstRub1.3, whole genome shotgun sequence genomic DNA includes:
- the LOC117290467 gene encoding ryncolin-1-like gives MMRQFLSAENRKLQQVFYEQKEAHSHVLCVSYCHADPQCHSVNYNIDNHQCELNNATRAQYPDDFIIHCGSVYFDADVETPHYSLPDQPLPTQPGSCQELLEAGHGSDIYIIFPAGFNDGLQVYCDMDTDGQGWMVIQRRQDGSVNFTRNWVEYRAGFGDKSGEFWLGNDNLRTLTESAGPWKLKIEMVGFEGNEVFAEYGHFKISGENFILEVGSYNADSTVEDALAWHNGKMFSTKDKDNDAQTPAFQITGGWWYWRGYQANLNDSKSSLYLNHN, from the exons ATGATGAGACAGTTTCTATCTGCAGAAAATAGAAAGTTGCAGCAAGTTTTCTATGAACAAAAAGAAGCCCATTCTCATGTCCTATGTGTGAGTTATTGCCATGCTGATCCTCAGTGCCACTCAGTCAATTACAACATTGACAATCATCAGTGTGAGCTGAACAATGCTACCAGGGCTCAGTATCCTGATGACTTCATCATACACTGTGGAAGTGTGTACTTTGATGCTGATGTAGAAACACCTCACTACTCTCTACCTGACCAACCACTCCCCACACAGCCTGGCAGTTGCCAGGAGCTTCTTGAGGCAGGTCATGGGAGTGATATCTATATAATATTCCCTGCTGGATTCAATGATGGCCTGCAAGTCTACTGTGACATGGACACTGATGGTCAGGGCTGGATGGTCATTCAGAGGCGTCAAGATGGCAGTGTTAATTTCACTCGCAACTGGGTTGAGTATCGGGCTGGCTTTGGTGACAAGTCTGGTGAATTCTGGCTTGGAAATGATAACTTACGTACCCTGACTGAGTCTGCAGGACCATGGAAGCTGAAGATTGAGATGGTCGGCTTTGAAGGAAATGAAGTATTTGCTGAATATGGACACTTCAAGATTTCAGGTGAAAACTTTATATTAGAGGTTGGTTCATACAATGCCGACAGCACAGTGGAGGATGCACTCGCATGGCACAATGGAAAGATGTTCAGCACCAAGGACAAGGATAATGATGCACAAACTCCGGCTTTCCAGATCACAGGAGGATGGTGGTATTGGCGAGGCTATCAAGCTAATCTAAATG ACTCCAAGTCCAGCCTCTACCTCAACCACAACTAG